Proteins encoded by one window of Ascochyta rabiei chromosome 1, complete sequence:
- a CDS encoding Licheninase, producing the protein MRALAALASAASLFAPSIAQTYTNCNPTVRTDCPPDSALARTVNIDLSSASDSFTPQSNPTYGNDGVSFTISKSGDAPQLTSKWYIMFGKVDVVLKAAPGAGIVSSFVMQSDTLDEIDWEWLGADPDEVQTNFFGKGQTTSYNRGAFHADAGSQSGFKTYTIEWTPEQIVWQIDGVTVRTLEPANAENQYPQTPMQIKFGAWAGGDPANAAGTIEWARGPTDYSKGPFTMQVKSLKVADYSTGSTYSYGDTSGTWKSIKSNGGVIYSGGDRPVNSDSPQITATATGAPLPFSPSRTSSDYERPSVYPWIPGTSSATPEPTFGNYPGLPSGWTVSDSGKVLPPSSAPPSPLASSTASPAASQSASSGDSKPIVWTGYDDRGFTTIYTSYPGTTQAPVTQLPSTQAASQPQPQPTSSAKLSANAVLENNAAGTDLPVPKANDGTALVAIRGAFLAGIFSVTMSLMGYDW; encoded by the exons ATGAGAGCTCTTGCGGCTCTCGCTTCTGCCGCAAGCCTATTTGCTCCTTCGATCGCACAAACATACACCAACTGCAATCCCACAGTGCGAACAGACTGCCCGCCCGACTCAGCATTAGCTCGCACCGTCAATATCGACCTGAGCTCTGCGTCTGACAGCTTCACACCCCAATCAAACCCCACGTACGGCAACGATGGCGTCTCATTCACCATCTCCAAGTCGGGCGATGCGCCTCAGCTCACCTCGAAGTGGTACATCATGTTCGGCAAGGTCGATGTTGTGCTGAAGGCAGCACCCGGCGCAGGCATAGTTAGCAGCTTTGTCATGCAGTCCGACACGCTCGACGAAATCGACTGGGAGTGGCTCGGCGCAGACCCAGACGAGGTCCAGACAAACTTTTTCGGGAAGGGCCAAACGACGTCGTACAACCGCGGTGCGTTCCATGCAGACGCCGGGAGCCAGTCTGGTTTCAAGACATACACCATCGAATGGACCCCAGAGCAGATTGTCTGGCAGATCGATGGTGTCACCGTCCGTACGCTCGAGCCTGCCAACGCCGAGAATCAGTACCCTCAGACGCCCATGCAGATCAAGTTCGGTGCGTGGGCTGGTGGTGATCCGGCCAACGCTGCTGGTACCATCGAGTGGGCTAGGGGTCCCACCGACTACTCCAAGGGACCCTTCACCATGCAGGTCAAGTCTCTCAAGGTTGCCGACTACTCGACTGGAAGCACATACTCGTACGGTGACACCAGCGGAACCTGGAAGTCTATCAAGTCCAACGGTGGTGTGATCTACTCTGGCGGCGACCGCCCAGTTAACAGCGATTCACCTCAGATTACCGCGACAGCGACAGGTGCTCCTCTTCCCTTTAGTCCTTCGAGGACCTCGTCAGACTACGAGCGACCCAGTGTGTACCCTTGGATCCCTGGTACATCTTCGGCCACTCCTGAGCCTACTTTTGGCAACTACCCCGGGCTCCCGAGCGGGTGGACTGTCTCTGATAGCGGCAAAGTCCTCCCACCCAGCTCAGCTCCT CCCTCCCCTCTCGCTTCCTCTACGGCATCGCCTGCAGCTTCGCAATCGGCCTCCTCTGGCGATTCTAAGCCTATAGTCTGGACCGGCTATGATGATCGCGGCTTCACAACCATCTATACCTCCTACCCTGGCACTACTCAAGCTCCTGTTACCCAGCTTCCTTCTACTCAAGCCGCTTcgcagccgcagccgcagcctACTTCATCTGCGAAGTTGAGCGCCAACGCGGTGCTGGAGAACAATGCTGCTGGAACCGACCTTCCTGTCCCGAAGGCAAACGATGGCACAGCACTTGTGGCCATTCGCGGTGCTTTTCTTGCAGGCATCTTTTCTGTCACAATGTCACTCATGGGCTATGATTGGTAG
- a CDS encoding Glucan endo-1,6-beta-glucosidase produces the protein MFKLTLLTLLLTSTLSFTSATFPSHKIRGVNLGSLFIVEPWMSRRTWRDMGCGDAASEWDCVVALGQDKANTVFQKHWDTFITADDFDKMKEYGLNTVRIPVGHWFVEDTIAPGESWPRDGMKYLDNVVGIAASKNISVILDLHGAPGVQVPNSAFTGHTLPGAGFYSPPNYDRAHTFLRNMTERAHTHASYASTFMFQVLNEPEHNHDSLVTDYYPKAYQTIRDAEADLKTPSLDRLTVQMMDSSWGAGNPRRNLPKGATDLAFDIHRYLTYSSTPATKADYLRASCTDAFDSSDNDNDNDNDNDNNDNDNDNDNDNDNDKPLVIGEWSLAIKQDSEWSNEFSPTKEENHDWYRKWWAAQVQAYEKHKGWVMWSWKTELGGDWRWSYSGAVEAGIIPKNQFGKVKAMAKC, from the exons ATGTTCAAACTTACCCTCCTCACGCTGCTCCTCACGAGCACTCTCTCTTTCACATCCGCCACCTTCCCCTCCCACAAGATCCGCGGCGTAAACCTTGGCTCTCTCTTCATCGTCGAGCCATGGATGTCACGCCGTACGTGGAGAGACATGGGTTGCGGAGACGCAGCATCGGAGTGGGATTGTGTTGTAGCCCTCGGTCAAGACAAGGCGAACACTGTCTTTCAAAAACACTGGGATACGTTCATTACGGCTGATGACTTTGACAAGATGAAGGAGTACGGGTTGAACACAGTGCGGATTCCCGTAGGGCACTGGTTCGTGGAGGACACGATTGCTCCTGGAGAGAGCTGGCCGAGGGATGGGATGAAGTACCTCGACAACGTTGTTGGAATTGCTGCTTCGAAGAACATCAGCGTGATCCTGGATCTTCACGGTGCACCAGGTGTACAAGTGCCCAACAGCGCATTCACCGGCCAC ACTCTTCCTGGCGCAGGCTTCTACTCCCCCCCAAACTACGACCGCGCGCACACCTTCCTCCGCAACATGACAGAGCGCGCCCACACGCACGCCTCGTACGCCTCAACCTTCATGTTCCAAGTCCTCAACGAACCAGAGCACAACCACGACTCCCTAGTCACAGACTACTATCCAAAAGCCTACCAGACGATCCGCGACGCAGAGGCCGACCTCAAAACCCCCAGCCTCGACCGCCTGACCGTGCAAATGATGGACTCGTCCTGGGGCGCCGGCAACCCGCGTCGGAATCTGCCAAAGGGCGCAACGGACCTCGCGTTCGACATCCACCGCTATCTGACATACAGCTCTACGCCGGCCACGAAAGCTGACTACTTGAGAGCCTCGTGCACCGATGCGTTCGATTCAAGCGACAATGACAATGACAATGACAatgacaacgacaacaacgacaacgacaacgacaacgacaacgacaacgacaacgacaagcCGCTTGTGATCGGGGAGTGGAGTCTCGCCATCAAGCAGGACTCCGAGTGGAGCAACGAGTTCTCGCCGACCAAGGAGGAGAATCACGATTGGTACAGGAAGTGGTGGGCGGCGCAGGTGCAGGCGTATGAGAAGCACAAGGGCTGGGTGATGTGGAGTTGGAAGACAGAGTTGGGTGGGGATTGGCGATGGAGTTATAGCGGTGCTGTCGAGGCGGGAATCATTCCCAAAAACCAATTCGGGAAAGTCAAAGCTATGGCCAAGTGCTGA